A stretch of DNA from Candidatus Zixiibacteriota bacterium:
CCATAGTGCATTGAAACGTCATTTGTATTTTCGAAATTACCAATCATATCCAGATTGAACATATACACAATACTATCGCCCCTGTCTTTGGCTTCGTTAGCATAATGCCAGGAACCGAGCTTCCCTTGCTCTTCACCAGAATAGAGGGAGAAAACAAAGGTTAAATCGGTATCCACGTCTTTTAATATTCGAGCAATTTCCAGAACCCCGCAGGTTCCTGAACCGTTATCGTCGGCGCCGGGAGAACCGTAGTAGGCATCTTTGTGAGCCCCGACAATAACATGATGATCCGGCATGACGGTACCAACTTTATAGGCTATTATATTATAGCATTCGGTTAGCTCGCTATAAATAGTTGCTTCAAAAGTATCGACTACGACCGAATCGTAACCGAATTCGATTAGTTTATTAAAAATCCAATCCCGTGAATCCTTGGCTGACTGGGAGCCGGAAACCCGGGGAGGATAAGATTCCAGATGAGTATCATAAGAGTACAATGAATCCTCAAGAATACCGGAAATCAACTCAGTTAAATTATCAGGGTATCTGCTCGGATCGACAGATTTCTCGGATGGTGGAATATATTCGATATCGATACCATAATTTATAACTGGAAATAACTCAGATTCCTGCATTTTTTCAGGCGGCATGGTTTTATCCACTCTGAAAAACCTAACCTGATCTTCGGAATATAACATCTCGAATTTTCCGATATTTTCATCATCTTGCCTATTATCAAGGGCAATTTCATTTTTTGAGATATTTTTGCCCAATAGGTGTACTCTTATCCCGCTATTTTCGATTTGTTGAGCGGCAGACTCATCTATCAAAACCAAATACCCATCATTTAATCTGGCAATTGGTTCGGCCATAGACGATTTTAGTATTAATGCATCACTTAAACTGGTGACGTCAACCTTATATAAATCAGCAGCGTAGGTAGCAGCCCCAGACCAAATGATTGCAGTGAAAGTAATCACAAGATGCTTTAACATTTCGATCTCCTGTTTGTCCCGTTGGCGGGATAAGTAAATGAGGTACAAGTCAATATAGGATTTTTAATTAATTCGTCAAGCTCAGTTTATCCCGAACAGGTGTAAAAACAGCTTGAAGACAATGCCCTAATGAATTACTTTGAATTGGAAAAACTAAAGATGAGAAAAAAACAATAAGCATACTTCTTTTCAGGAGATTTTGAGTAGGAGGGTTTTGTGTACAAGCGAAGCATTCTATGTATTCTGTTTCTGGTCGCGTGTTTATCGGCCATTGTTTTAGCGGACGAGTATACGAGGGAAGTCTTTGATGAGAAATATAAAGCCGTGATTACCGAAGAGGAAGTTGGAGAATTGTGCGGGGATTTTATTAATAACGCCTCGGATATCGACGTGATACGCCGGGCGCAGGATAGATGGAGAAGAGATGATATCGACGCGGCTCGCTCGTTTTGTGAGGAATTACTGAAATCCGATATCAATTCGGCCAAATTTACATATTTATATGGCCGGGTCGCCGAATCGCCGGTTGAAAAGATAAAACTTGGCCGAAAAGCGATTGCTCTTGACGCTGAATGGCCTTATGGATATCGGCTGCTTTTGGCAACTTACGTAAGCGATTTATTTAATGCCGATGACGATGATCCCGATGCCAAAGAATTGGCAAATATGCTTGAAGAGGATTTGGGGTATTTTACTAAATTGGCCGAGCTTCAGCCGGAAGAATCATATCCGCATGAATACGTTTATAAGCTGAATGTATATCAGAAAAATTATGACAAAGCGCTGGAACTTCTCGATAAGGGCAAAGCCGCCGAGGCGCGCTGGGCTTCTGACCGAACCTATGCCTACTTTTATGCCTTGACCGGAAAGTATGATCAATCTCTGGAAAAAATCGACGCGATGCTGGAAGAACGTAAAGCGCAGGGGACCCCGGATGATGAGATTGCGGAGTATCGCGACTATTATTATGCCCGAGCCTTGAGAAACGCCGGGTCTTACGGAGAAATGATAAATTACTATCAGGCCAAAGAAGATTTCACGACAAACGCCGAAGCTCATTATGATGTTGCCTGCGCTTATAATTTGACGGGCGAT
This window harbors:
- a CDS encoding TlpA disulfide reductase family protein; its protein translation is MYKRSILCILFLVACLSAIVLADEYTREVFDEKYKAVITEEEVGELCGDFINNASDIDVIRRAQDRWRRDDIDAARSFCEELLKSDINSAKFTYLYGRVAESPVEKIKLGRKAIALDAEWPYGYRLLLATYVSDLFNADDDDPDAKELANMLEEDLGYFTKLAELQPEESYPHEYVYKLNVYQKNYDKALELLDKGKAAEARWASDRTYAYFYALTGKYDQSLEKIDAMLEERKAQGTPDDEIAEYRDYYYARALRNAGSYGEMINYYQAKEDFTTNAEAHYDVACAYNLTGDVENAFKSLQTAVELGWDKAGSTQKEEDLEPLKDDSRWQEIIAGVKSNWVNGASERKEEALKEKLDESAPDWSLPDKDGNMVNLADFKGKVIVLDFWATWCGPCRRTMPTLNKFIRNDAHDDVVVFSICVWEKGRKKQIKYMDENDYAMTLLYGNDELVKLYGISGIPTLVVIDKEGNIRYKETGYSEALSDYLIYWTEDLL